A region of the Microcystis aeruginosa FD4 genome:
ATTTATGGGTTATGGATTAATCAGCTTGACGGCTTTTATTTTTCTCGTGAAATTTTAGAAAAAATAGAATTGACAAATCAAGCCGATCATTGGTCTTTAAAAATAGACCGACGTTTTTATGATGTTATATCCGAAATTGTTCAAAAGTCCGCATCTGAATTTAGCGGGATAAAACTACAATCTTTTTTCCAAGATTCTAGCGGCAAGATTTTTGAAAAAACGAAATTCAGTATCGAAATTTCCGAAGATGATATTAAAACAGCTATAGAAAAAGTTTTAGCGGATACAATTGAATATCGTGGGTCATTAGCTTCACTTGGAATCAAGAAAATCGAGCGAAGCAAGAACAACAATAATGAGATTTTATTTTATCCAGAAAAAGAAGATAAAATTGATAATTATAAATACATAGTTTTTCATAATTTTGTTGCTAATGTTGTAAAATTTTCATTTTCCGACGCACTTCCTTTACCCGCCGAAAGAAACGCTTTTATAAATACCTATAAAATGCTGGGCAATAGAAGATATAAGCTACTTAAAGGGAATCAGAGAGAGCTATTGATACAAGGACGTATTAATCAAGATAGACAGTTAGAGTTACTGAAAGAACAGGGAGATATTCGCTATCCTCAACCAGTAGAGGATTTTTTAGATTTTTTAACTGACATAGAACTAGAAAATAAGCCCGATCCCATTGCCAAAAACAAAAATGATTTTCAAAAATTAGCTGATCAAATTGAAAAGTATATTCAAAATAACAATAAAACAATCTTTAAAAAGACGAAATTCGGAGGCAGAGAAATTAAAGTTTCGGTAAAAAGAAGTTTAGAGATCGATCTTTATAATGCTTCCTCGTCTATTAAACAATTAGCCCCGCTTTTACTCTATTTACGCCATCGAGCAAAATCGGGGGATTTTCTGGTGATCGATGAGCCTGAAATGAACTTACATCCAGAATCTCAGATAAAATTGTTAGAATCTTTAGCGATTTTAGTAAATTTAGGAGTTAGAATTTTATTGACGACTCATAGCCCCTATTTGATGGCTCATCTTAACAATATCGTTAATGGTAATCACCAAAATCCAGAACTTTTAGCCGAACAAGCTAAATTGCTTTATCTGCAAGATAGCCGAGCTTTTCTTAAAATGGAACAGGTTAGCGCCTATGAAATGAAAAATAATCAATTACTTTCTTTACACGACCCTGAATACGGTATTCGTTGGGATACTCTCAGCGATGTATCAGTTGATATTCAACAAAAGTTTTTTGCAATTTATGAAGCAGGACAACAAAACCAAGAAACCGAAGAAGGATGTTCCTCAGAAGAAGAATAAACTCGATTGGCAAAAATTTAACTTTTTAGAAAATTTGCTTATTTTCTGTACCGTACCCGATCGGATCGCTCCACCCGAAAGCGGTGTCAGCTTTCGGATTACCAAATCAGAAGAAAATTCTGTTTGTATTTTATTTAAAACTGATCGTCAGAAGGATCCTCTCGTTAGAGATCAAAATCAGAAAAGACCTGATTATTTATCTCTTTTTATTCAGAATGGCTTACTTCTGCTGACGATTATCGAGATGAAAAATTCCACAAAAACCATTGACCAAATTATAAACTTTAGAGATATTTTAAAAAAAGAAATTGCCGCTCATGCCACCACGAAACTCAAATAT
Encoded here:
- a CDS encoding AAA family ATPase, which translates into the protein MMKIKLWNLGSIKEAEVDLRPLTVIIGPNNSNKTYIAYSIYGLWINQLDGFYFSREILEKIELTNQADHWSLKIDRRFYDVISEIVQKSASEFSGIKLQSFFQDSSGKIFEKTKFSIEISEDDIKTAIEKVLADTIEYRGSLASLGIKKIERSKNNNNEILFYPEKEDKIDNYKYIVFHNFVANVVKFSFSDALPLPAERNAFINTYKMLGNRRYKLLKGNQRELLIQGRINQDRQLELLKEQGDIRYPQPVEDFLDFLTDIELENKPDPIAKNKNDFQKLADQIEKYIQNNNKTIFKKTKFGGREIKVSVKRSLEIDLYNASSSIKQLAPLLLYLRHRAKSGDFLVIDEPEMNLHPESQIKLLESLAILVNLGVRILLTTHSPYLMAHLNNIVNGNHQNPELLAEQAKLLYLQDSRAFLKMEQVSAYEMKNNQLLSLHDPEYGIRWDTLSDVSVDIQQKFFAIYEAGQQNQETEEGCSSEEE